In bacterium, the genomic window AGCCTTTCTGTTATATTTTATTTAGCCATCCAACTCTTCTATAAGAAAATCTACTTCAATATAATTGTTTTCTCTGTAGTTGTCTTGCTATCAATCTCTAGTCTGTAAAAGTAGTTGCCTGCTGGGACTCTATTACCCCTGTCATCTGTACCATTCCAGATAACGAGGTACTCGCTAGGTGTCTGAGTTCCTGTAAACAGTGTTTTAACTACTCTACCAGAGAGGTCGTAAATTTTCAAGGAGACTACCCCTTTTTGAGGGACCTCATAGTTAATTGTAACCTTATCAGAAACAGGAGTTGGATATACCTTCATGTTAAGTTCAGATGGAGGATTAACCGCACTTTGAAATTCCTCAATCTTTACTTGTGGTATCTCGTATTTAATCCTGATACTAACAAATCTATGACTCGCAGCTGCATCCACAGCAGGCAATCCTACAGAGGCAGTATATCTGAAAGTAGCATTATCAATA contains:
- a CDS encoding T9SS type A sorting domain-containing protein, whose protein sequence is MKRVKMVLSAALFVAFFTEGICSVTYADTKYYSIPPVAFHPWYSTQGYINGSFELRPTNVVEGNVFLSPVYLPDSAEITEFKAWVFDTHGSLDIVANMARIRLGEMGPGEIIASVNSSGSSGIQELTDNTINYGVIDNATFRYTASVGLPAVDAAASHRFVSIRIKYEIPQVKIEEFQSAVNPPSELNMKVYPTPVSDKVTINYEVPQKGVVSLKIYDLSGRVVKTLFTGTQTPSEYLVIWNGTDDRGNRVPAGNYFYRLEIDSKTTTEKTIILK